One stretch of Oceanimonas pelagia DNA includes these proteins:
- the serB gene encoding phosphoserine phosphatase SerB: MLLNELPERVVEWKEALAQQACRWREGVWEAGRLPEVQGRLVLLAERLSKQALARSLQVLDDAGVRVELSAVDVVAGRELASLRLSAWSPELKTALQQVATNWDLACVPALPDAGSPGLVLMDMDSTAIQIECIDEIAALAGVGEEVAAVTRAAMEGALPFSESLRRRVRALAGADAAIIDEVIGRMPLMPGLTELVAGLKAMGWKVAIASGGFVPFARHLQQQLGLDAVFANTLGIENGKLTGEVLGAIVDADAKANILTELAHEHGIPLTQTVAIGDGANDLKMLARAGLGVALHAKPLVQEQAPVCLNRLSLEGVLGLLQAR, translated from the coding sequence CTGTTGCTCAATGAGCTGCCCGAGCGGGTGGTGGAATGGAAAGAGGCGCTGGCACAGCAAGCATGCCGGTGGCGTGAGGGAGTATGGGAAGCCGGGCGCTTGCCCGAGGTGCAGGGGCGGCTGGTGCTGCTGGCGGAGCGCCTGAGCAAACAGGCCCTGGCCCGCAGCCTGCAAGTGCTGGATGACGCCGGTGTGCGTGTCGAGCTGAGTGCCGTTGACGTGGTGGCCGGACGGGAGCTGGCCAGCCTGCGGTTGTCTGCCTGGTCGCCGGAATTGAAAACGGCGCTGCAGCAGGTGGCCACCAACTGGGATCTGGCCTGTGTGCCGGCACTGCCCGACGCCGGCTCGCCCGGCCTGGTGCTGATGGACATGGACTCCACCGCCATTCAGATTGAATGCATCGACGAGATCGCCGCGCTGGCCGGCGTGGGCGAGGAAGTGGCCGCGGTGACCCGCGCCGCCATGGAAGGGGCCCTGCCGTTTTCCGAAAGCCTGCGCCGCCGGGTGCGGGCGCTGGCCGGCGCCGATGCCGCCATTATTGACGAGGTGATCGGGCGCATGCCGCTGATGCCGGGCCTCACCGAGCTGGTAGCCGGGCTCAAGGCCATGGGCTGGAAGGTGGCCATCGCCTCCGGCGGCTTTGTGCCCTTTGCCCGTCATCTGCAGCAGCAACTGGGGCTGGATGCGGTGTTTGCCAATACCCTTGGCATTGAAAACGGCAAACTCACCGGTGAGGTGCTGGGGGCCATCGTCGATGCCGATGCCAAGGCCAACATTCTGACCGAGCTGGCCCACGAGCACGGCATTCCCCTGACGCAGACCGTGGCCATTGGCGACGGCGCCAACGATCTGAAAATGCTGGCCCGGGCCGGTCTTGGCGTGGCCCTGCATGCCAAGCCACTGGTGCAGGAGCAGGCGCCGGTATGCCTGAACCGGCTCAGCCTGGAAGGGGTGCTGGGCCTGTTGCAGGCGCGCTGA
- the deoD gene encoding purine-nucleoside phosphorylase, with translation MATPHIKAERGDFADTILMPGDPLRAQYIADTFLSNVRQVNAVRNMLGFTGSYKGRPVSVMGHGMGIPSVSIYAKELITEFGVNTLIRVGSCGAVRDDVRLMDLVIGLGASTESRVNRTRFMGHDLAAIADFGLTQNAVAAASSLDVPVKVGNLFSADLFYTPQSELFELLRRYGVVGVEMEAAGLYGVAAEYGARALTMCTVSDHILRGERLSADERQTGFDQMMEVALESVLLGG, from the coding sequence ATGGCAACACCTCATATCAAGGCGGAACGCGGCGACTTTGCCGACACCATACTGATGCCCGGCGATCCGCTGCGGGCCCAGTACATCGCCGACACCTTTCTCTCCAACGTGCGCCAGGTCAACGCGGTGCGCAACATGCTGGGCTTTACCGGCAGCTACAAGGGCCGGCCGGTGTCGGTGATGGGGCACGGCATGGGCATACCGTCGGTGTCGATCTACGCCAAGGAGCTGATCACCGAGTTTGGCGTGAACACCCTGATCCGGGTGGGCTCCTGCGGCGCGGTGCGTGACGACGTCAGGCTGATGGATCTGGTGATCGGCCTCGGTGCCAGCACCGAGTCCAGGGTCAACCGTACCCGCTTTATGGGCCACGATCTGGCGGCCATCGCCGACTTCGGGCTGACTCAAAACGCAGTGGCCGCGGCCAGCTCGCTCGACGTGCCGGTAAAGGTGGGCAACCTGTTCTCGGCGGATCTGTTCTACACCCCCCAGAGCGAGCTGTTTGAACTGCTCAGGCGTTATGGGGTGGTGGGGGTGGAAATGGAAGCCGCCGGGCTTTATGGCGTGGCCGCCGAATATGGCGCCCGGGCCCTGACCATGTGCACGGTGTCGGATCACATACTGCGGGGGGAACGGCTCAGTGCCGACGAACGCCAGACCGGCTTTGATCAAATGATGGAAGTGGCGCTGGAGTCGGTGCTGCTCGGCGGCTGA
- a CDS encoding phosphopentomutase: MKRAIVLVLDSFGIGATSDAARFGDAGADTLGHIAAACAQGRADVGRQGPLHLPNLARLGLFHAHADSTGSPAEGVTLPADVSGSYGHARELSSGKDTPSGHWEIAGVPVLFDWGYFTDTQNSFPPALIDELVERSGLPGILGNCHASGTTILEHLGEEHLRTGKPICYTSADSVFQVACHEQHFGLERLYALCETARELLMPWNIGRVIARPFVGETAADFVRTGNRRDYSIAPPAPTVLQKLVDELNGEVVAIGKIADIYAHCGITRTLKASGHDALFDATLSALQAAGDNTLVMTNFVEFDSSYGHRRNVAGYAAALEAFDRRLPELLSLLKPEDLLILTADHGCDPTWPGTEHTREHIPVLATGAGLVPGSLGRRDTFADIGQSLADYFGTSPMDFGRSFL, from the coding sequence ATGAAACGCGCCATCGTACTGGTTCTCGACTCCTTCGGCATCGGTGCCACCTCCGATGCGGCGCGATTTGGCGACGCCGGGGCGGATACCCTGGGCCATATCGCCGCCGCCTGTGCTCAGGGGCGGGCCGACGTCGGTCGTCAGGGGCCGCTGCACCTGCCCAACCTGGCCCGGCTGGGGCTGTTTCACGCCCATGCCGACAGCACGGGCAGTCCGGCCGAAGGGGTGACTCTGCCCGCGGATGTGAGCGGCAGCTACGGCCATGCCCGGGAATTATCGTCCGGCAAGGACACTCCGTCCGGCCACTGGGAGATCGCCGGGGTGCCGGTGCTGTTTGACTGGGGCTATTTCACCGATACTCAGAACAGCTTTCCGCCGGCATTGATCGATGAACTGGTCGAGCGAAGCGGACTGCCGGGCATACTCGGCAACTGCCATGCTTCGGGCACCACCATACTGGAGCACCTGGGTGAGGAACACCTGCGCACCGGCAAGCCGATTTGCTATACCTCGGCGGACTCGGTGTTTCAGGTCGCCTGCCACGAGCAGCATTTTGGTCTGGAGCGGTTGTACGCCCTGTGCGAGACCGCCCGGGAGCTGCTGATGCCCTGGAACATCGGCCGGGTGATCGCCCGGCCCTTTGTGGGCGAGACCGCCGCCGACTTTGTGCGCACCGGTAACCGGCGGGATTACAGCATTGCACCGCCGGCCCCCACCGTGCTGCAAAAGCTGGTGGACGAGCTGAACGGCGAGGTGGTGGCCATCGGCAAGATCGCCGACATCTACGCCCACTGCGGCATTACCCGCACGCTCAAGGCCAGCGGCCACGATGCCTTGTTTGACGCTACCCTGAGCGCGTTGCAGGCGGCCGGCGACAATACCCTTGTCATGACCAACTTCGTCGAGTTCGACTCAAGTTACGGCCACCGCCGCAACGTGGCGGGCTACGCCGCCGCGCTCGAGGCCTTTGACCGTCGTTTGCCCGAGCTGCTGAGCCTGCTGAAACCGGAGGATCTGCTGATCCTCACCGCGGATCACGGTTGCGATCCCACCTGGCCCGGCACCGAGCACACCCGTGAGCACATTCCGGTGCTGGCCACCGGTGCCGGTCTGGTGCCCGGCTCCCTGGGGCGGCGGGACACCTTTGCCGATATCGGCCAGAGCCTGGCGGATTACTTTGGTACCAGTCCGATGGATTTTGGCCGCTCGTTTCTCTGA
- the deoC gene encoding deoxyribose-phosphate aldolase has translation MTAPQQLARQALSLMDLTRLNEHDTEADIVALCHQAVTPAGTPAAVCIHSAFVPLARATLAELGVAGRVRVATVTNFPDGGSDIARAERETQAAIAAGADEVDVVFPWRALLAGDEHTGLALVRACRAAGGARTLKVIIESGELGTPALIRRASELAIEGGADFIKTSTGKVAVNATLEAAGIMLEVIKHSGRPVGFKAAGGVRTLAQAADYLRLAAGIMGPAWITPAHFRFGASGLLTELLHPLQLTTHDGGPSAY, from the coding sequence ATGACCGCACCGCAACAGCTGGCCCGCCAGGCCCTGAGCCTGATGGATCTGACCCGCCTGAATGAGCACGATACCGAGGCCGATATTGTCGCCCTGTGTCATCAGGCGGTGACCCCGGCCGGTACCCCGGCGGCGGTGTGCATTCACTCAGCATTTGTGCCGCTGGCGCGCGCCACCCTGGCGGAGCTGGGCGTGGCCGGCAGGGTGCGAGTGGCCACGGTCACCAACTTTCCCGATGGCGGCAGCGATATCGCGCGGGCCGAGCGGGAAACACAGGCTGCCATCGCCGCCGGCGCCGATGAGGTGGATGTGGTGTTTCCCTGGCGGGCGCTGCTGGCCGGCGACGAGCACACCGGTCTGGCACTGGTACGCGCCTGCAGGGCGGCCGGCGGTGCGCGCACTCTCAAGGTGATCATCGAAAGCGGCGAGCTGGGCACGCCGGCGCTGATAAGGCGGGCCAGCGAGCTGGCCATTGAGGGCGGCGCCGACTTTATCAAGACCTCCACCGGCAAGGTGGCGGTGAATGCCACCCTGGAGGCGGCCGGCATCATGCTGGAAGTGATTAAACACAGTGGCCGGCCGGTGGGCTTCAAGGCGGCCGGCGGCGTGCGTACCCTGGCTCAGGCGGCGGACTACCTGCGGCTGGCCGCCGGCATCATGGGGCCGGCGTGGATCACCCCGGCACACTTTCGCTTTGGTGCTTCCGGGCTGCTCACCGAACTGCTGCATCCCCTGCAGTTAACGACCCATGACGGCGGCCCTTCCGCTTACTGA
- a CDS encoding TatD family hydrolase: MLLTDTHCHFDFDAFADDRQAHWLRAQAVGVRRLVIPGVEEAQWPGLPGLCSELEGVRYALGLHPWWVGSASEQWQQRLVAALDRAGPACVAIGEAGLDMACSVPLAEQEAALVFQLRLACERGLPVILHSHKAHDSLLKWLRRFTPVGGVVHGFAGSLQQAQGFWKLGIHLGVGGTITYERAQKTRNTVAAMPLEALVLETDAPDMPLCGFQGQPNHPARLPLVLQALADIRTEPLAALATELEANADRLFAW, encoded by the coding sequence GTGCTGCTTACCGACACTCACTGCCATTTCGACTTCGACGCCTTTGCCGATGACCGGCAAGCTCACTGGCTTCGGGCGCAGGCGGTGGGGGTGCGCCGGCTGGTCATTCCGGGCGTGGAAGAGGCCCAATGGCCCGGGCTGCCGGGCCTGTGCTCCGAGCTTGAGGGGGTGCGTTATGCCCTTGGCCTGCATCCCTGGTGGGTCGGCTCGGCCTCGGAGCAGTGGCAGCAGCGGCTGGTAGCGGCGCTGGACCGGGCCGGTCCGGCCTGTGTGGCCATCGGCGAAGCCGGGCTGGACATGGCCTGCAGCGTTCCCCTAGCCGAGCAGGAAGCCGCTCTGGTGTTTCAGCTCAGGCTGGCCTGTGAACGCGGCTTGCCGGTGATCCTGCACAGCCACAAGGCCCACGATTCGCTGCTGAAGTGGCTGCGCCGTTTTACCCCGGTGGGTGGGGTGGTGCACGGCTTTGCCGGCTCGCTGCAACAGGCGCAAGGTTTCTGGAAGCTGGGCATTCACTTAGGCGTTGGCGGCACCATCACCTATGAGCGGGCCCAGAAGACCCGCAACACCGTCGCCGCCATGCCTCTGGAGGCGCTGGTACTGGAAACCGACGCCCCCGATATGCCCCTGTGCGGCTTTCAGGGCCAGCCCAACCACCCCGCGCGCTTGCCACTGGTGTTGCAGGCCCTGGCCGACATTCGTACCGAGCCCCTTGCCGCGCTGGCGACAGAGCTCGAAGCCAACGCCGACCGGCTGTTTGCCTGGTAG
- the prfC gene encoding peptide chain release factor 3 yields MSNSTIAQEIAKRRTFAIISHPDAGKTTITEKVLLHGQAIQTAGTVKGRGSGQHAKSDWMEMEKERGISVTTSVMQFPYNDRLVNLLDTPGHEDFSEDTYRTLTAVDSCLMVIDAAKGVEDRTRKLMEVTRLRDTPIVTFMNKLDRDIRDPMELLDEVETELNIMCAPITWPIGSGKLFKGVYHLHRDETILYQSGQGHTIQQVRIIKGLDNPELDEAVGDGLAEQLREELELVMGASHEFDQELFLSGELTPVFFGTALGNFGVDHMLDGLTEWAPAPQPRQTQEREVTAADDKFSGFVFKIQANMDPRHRDRIAFMRIVSGQYTQGMKMKHVRIGKTVSISDAVTFMAGDRERAEEAFAGDIIGLHNHGTIQIGDTFTQGEDLKFTGIPNFAPELFRRIRLRDPLKQKQLLKGLVQLSEEGAVQVFRPLDNNDLIVGAVGVLQFDVVVARLKAEYNVDALYESVNVSTARWVYSKDAKKLDEFQRKVSANLALDGGDNLTYIAPTMVNLNLTQERYPDIQFSKTREH; encoded by the coding sequence ATGTCAAACAGCACCATAGCGCAGGAAATTGCCAAGCGCCGTACCTTTGCCATTATCTCTCACCCGGACGCCGGTAAGACCACCATCACCGAAAAGGTGCTGCTGCACGGCCAGGCCATTCAGACCGCCGGCACCGTCAAGGGCCGGGGCTCGGGCCAGCACGCCAAGTCCGACTGGATGGAAATGGAAAAGGAACGGGGCATTTCGGTCACCACCTCGGTGATGCAGTTTCCCTACAACGACCGCCTGGTGAACCTGCTCGACACCCCGGGGCACGAAGATTTCTCGGAAGACACCTACCGCACCCTGACCGCGGTGGACTCCTGCCTGATGGTGATCGACGCAGCCAAGGGCGTGGAAGACCGCACCCGCAAGCTGATGGAAGTGACCCGGTTGCGCGACACGCCCATCGTCACCTTCATGAACAAGCTCGACCGGGACATTCGCGATCCCATGGAGCTGCTCGATGAGGTGGAAACCGAGCTCAACATCATGTGTGCGCCCATCACCTGGCCCATTGGCAGCGGCAAGCTGTTCAAGGGGGTGTATCACCTGCACCGGGACGAAACCATTCTGTATCAGTCCGGCCAGGGCCACACCATTCAGCAGGTGCGCATCATCAAGGGCCTGGACAACCCGGAGCTGGACGAGGCGGTGGGCGACGGCCTGGCCGAGCAGCTGCGGGAAGAGTTGGAGCTGGTGATGGGCGCGTCCCACGAGTTTGACCAAGAGCTGTTCCTGTCCGGTGAGCTGACTCCGGTGTTTTTCGGTACCGCCCTGGGCAACTTTGGCGTGGATCACATGCTCGACGGCCTCACCGAATGGGCCCCTGCGCCCCAGCCGCGCCAGACCCAGGAGCGGGAAGTGACCGCCGCCGACGACAAGTTCTCCGGCTTCGTGTTCAAGATCCAGGCCAACATGGATCCCCGTCACCGGGACCGTATCGCCTTTATGCGCATCGTCTCGGGCCAGTACACCCAGGGCATGAAAATGAAGCACGTGCGCATCGGCAAGACGGTGAGCATCTCCGACGCCGTGACCTTTATGGCCGGCGACCGGGAGCGGGCCGAGGAAGCCTTTGCCGGCGACATTATCGGCCTGCACAATCACGGCACCATTCAGATTGGTGACACCTTCACTCAGGGCGAAGATCTCAAGTTTACCGGCATTCCCAACTTTGCCCCCGAGCTGTTCCGCCGCATTCGCCTGCGCGATCCGCTCAAGCAGAAGCAACTGCTCAAGGGGCTGGTGCAACTGTCGGAAGAGGGGGCGGTGCAGGTGTTTCGCCCGCTCGACAACAACGATCTGATCGTGGGTGCCGTGGGTGTGCTGCAGTTCGATGTGGTGGTGGCCCGGCTCAAGGCGGAATACAACGTGGATGCTCTGTACGAGTCGGTCAACGTGTCCACCGCCCGCTGGGTGTACAGCAAGGACGCCAAAAAGCTGGATGAGTTCCAGCGCAAGGTATCCGCCAACCTGGCCCTCGACGGCGGCGACAACCTCACCTATATCGCGCCTACCATGGTCAACCTGAACCTGACCCAGGAGCGCTACCCGGACATTCAGTTCAGCAAGACCCGGGAGCACTGA